A genomic stretch from Setaria italica strain Yugu1 chromosome VII, Setaria_italica_v2.0, whole genome shotgun sequence includes:
- the LOC101759940 gene encoding putative B3 domain-containing protein Os04g0347400 isoform X1, translating into MASSGDQWASKAKNPRVLLQFSCDTLRIPDELAAEIGAGQALVVCPSGTGGKVKVWPVEVGRDGGGAFLGSGWPEFAEASGVEAGWLLVLRHRGRGVLTVKAFDASRCLRVLGATTPPEVEATVSSRDDARKQQFISAHPTNFMEKMLIPAKFVQQYLPKEHLNNQSAIVLGPIGKVHSIKLEMGQSDLFFAGGWSQFLAFHDITEANALLLRYEGNMVFTVKIFGPNGCPIESKHKEVRVPQNIEEQQEAPSASIQKCCENDLPISDGEKKPQGSITSLKKASPRVKCIYKIGPPAWIRKEMSTKTIRKYIQPLPAAFCNAIGFQEACTITFKTSLSSTSSWQVHVLPYKGSSHQLGSGWRRFCQENKIKEGDVCTFNIIDSTLWHVVIARR; encoded by the exons ATGGCTTCTTCTGGCGACCAATGGGCGTCCAAGGCCAAGAATCCACGGGTGCTGCTGCAATTCTCCTGCGACACTCTG CGCATCCCCGACGAGCTCGCGGCGGAGATCGGTGCCGGGCAGGCCCTTGTCGTCTGCCCGTCGGGGACCGGCGGCAAGGTCAAGGTCTGGCCCGTCGAGGTcggccgggacggcggcggcgcgttccTGGGCAGCGGGTGGCCGGAATTCGCGGAGGCCTCCGGCGTCGAGGCGGGGTGGCTACTCGtcctccgccaccgcggccgcggcgtgctCACCGTCAAGGCGTTCGACGCCAGCCGCTGCCTCAGGGTGCTCGGGGCTACCACTCCGCCTGAAG TTGAAGCAACTGTGAGCAGCAGAGATGACGCCCGTAAGCAGCAGTTCATCAGTGCTCATCCAACAAATTTCATGGAGAAGATG CTAATACCTGCTAAGTTTGTGCAGCAGTACCTCCCCAAAGAGCACCTAAACAATCAGTCGGCCATCGTTTTGGGCCCTATTGGCAAAGTTCATAGCATTAAGCTCGAGATGGGTCAGTCAGATTTGTTTTTCGCAGGTGGATGGTCACAGTTTCTCGCATTTCATGACATTACCGAAGCAAATGCTCTGCTGTTAAGGTACGAGGGCAACATGGTGTTTACAGTCAAAATTTTCGGGCCTAATGGATGCCCAATAGAGTCCAAGCATAAGGAGGTCAGAGTTCCACAAA ATATTGAAGAGCAGCAGGAAGCACCATCTGCTTCCATTCAGAAGTGTTGCGAGAATGATCTGCCAATTAGTGATGGAGAAAAGAAACCACAAGGCTCCATCACTTCTTTAAAGAAGGCATCGCCACGAGTGAAATGTATCTACAAGATTGGGCCACCGGCTTGGATAAGGAAGGAAATGAGCACCAAAACAATTAGAAAATATATA CAGCCTTTGCCAGCAGCCTTCTGCAATGCAATTGGTTTCCAGGAAGCTTGCACAATTACATTCAAGACCTCACTGAGCAGCACCAGCTCTTGGCAGGTGCATGTTCTCCCATACAAGGGTAGCAGTCATCAGCTCGGATCAGGCTGGAGGAGGTTCTGCCAGGAGAACAAGATCAAGGAAGGTGATGTCTGCACCTTCAACATCATTGATTCCACACTCTGGCATGTCGTCATTGCGCGTCGATAA
- the LOC101759940 gene encoding putative B3 domain-containing protein Os04g0347400 isoform X3, with protein MASSGDQWASKAKNPRVLLQFSCDTLRIPDELAAEIGAGQALVVCPSGTGGKVKVWPVEVGRDGGGAFLGSGWPEFAEASGVEAGWLLVLRHRGRGVLTVKAFDASRCLRVLGATTPPEVEATVSSRDDARKQQFISAHPTNFMEKMQYLPKEHLNNQSAIVLGPIGKVHSIKLEMGQSDLFFAGGWSQFLAFHDITEANALLLRYEGNMVFTVKIFGPNGCPIESKHKEVRVPQNIEEQQEAPSASIQKCCENDLPISDGEKKPQGSITSLKKASPRVKCIYKIGPPAWIRKEMSTKTIRKYIQPLPAAFCNAIGFQEACTITFKTSLSSTSSWQVHVLPYKGSSHQLGSGWRRFCQENKIKEGDVCTFNIIDSTLWHVVIARR; from the exons ATGGCTTCTTCTGGCGACCAATGGGCGTCCAAGGCCAAGAATCCACGGGTGCTGCTGCAATTCTCCTGCGACACTCTG CGCATCCCCGACGAGCTCGCGGCGGAGATCGGTGCCGGGCAGGCCCTTGTCGTCTGCCCGTCGGGGACCGGCGGCAAGGTCAAGGTCTGGCCCGTCGAGGTcggccgggacggcggcggcgcgttccTGGGCAGCGGGTGGCCGGAATTCGCGGAGGCCTCCGGCGTCGAGGCGGGGTGGCTACTCGtcctccgccaccgcggccgcggcgtgctCACCGTCAAGGCGTTCGACGCCAGCCGCTGCCTCAGGGTGCTCGGGGCTACCACTCCGCCTGAAG TTGAAGCAACTGTGAGCAGCAGAGATGACGCCCGTAAGCAGCAGTTCATCAGTGCTCATCCAACAAATTTCATGGAGAAGATG CAGTACCTCCCCAAAGAGCACCTAAACAATCAGTCGGCCATCGTTTTGGGCCCTATTGGCAAAGTTCATAGCATTAAGCTCGAGATGGGTCAGTCAGATTTGTTTTTCGCAGGTGGATGGTCACAGTTTCTCGCATTTCATGACATTACCGAAGCAAATGCTCTGCTGTTAAGGTACGAGGGCAACATGGTGTTTACAGTCAAAATTTTCGGGCCTAATGGATGCCCAATAGAGTCCAAGCATAAGGAGGTCAGAGTTCCACAAA ATATTGAAGAGCAGCAGGAAGCACCATCTGCTTCCATTCAGAAGTGTTGCGAGAATGATCTGCCAATTAGTGATGGAGAAAAGAAACCACAAGGCTCCATCACTTCTTTAAAGAAGGCATCGCCACGAGTGAAATGTATCTACAAGATTGGGCCACCGGCTTGGATAAGGAAGGAAATGAGCACCAAAACAATTAGAAAATATATA CAGCCTTTGCCAGCAGCCTTCTGCAATGCAATTGGTTTCCAGGAAGCTTGCACAATTACATTCAAGACCTCACTGAGCAGCACCAGCTCTTGGCAGGTGCATGTTCTCCCATACAAGGGTAGCAGTCATCAGCTCGGATCAGGCTGGAGGAGGTTCTGCCAGGAGAACAAGATCAAGGAAGGTGATGTCTGCACCTTCAACATCATTGATTCCACACTCTGGCATGTCGTCATTGCGCGTCGATAA
- the LOC101759940 gene encoding putative B3 domain-containing protein Os04g0347400 isoform X2: protein MASSGDQWASKAKNPRVLLQFSCDTLRIPDELAAEIGAGQALVVCPSGTGGKVKVWPVEVGRDGGGAFLGSGWPEFAEASGVEAGWLLVLRHRGRGVLTVKAFDASRCLRVLGATTPPEVEATVSSRDDARKQQFISAHPTNFMEKMLIPAKFVQQYLPKEHLNNQSAIVLGPIGKVHSIKLEMGQSDLFFAGGWSQFLAFHDITEANALLLRYEGNMVFTVKIFGPNGCPIESKHKEVRVPQNIEEQQEAPSASIQKCCENDLPISDGEKKPQGSITSLKKASPRVKCIYKIGPPAWIRKEMSTKTIRKYIPLPAAFCNAIGFQEACTITFKTSLSSTSSWQVHVLPYKGSSHQLGSGWRRFCQENKIKEGDVCTFNIIDSTLWHVVIARR, encoded by the exons ATGGCTTCTTCTGGCGACCAATGGGCGTCCAAGGCCAAGAATCCACGGGTGCTGCTGCAATTCTCCTGCGACACTCTG CGCATCCCCGACGAGCTCGCGGCGGAGATCGGTGCCGGGCAGGCCCTTGTCGTCTGCCCGTCGGGGACCGGCGGCAAGGTCAAGGTCTGGCCCGTCGAGGTcggccgggacggcggcggcgcgttccTGGGCAGCGGGTGGCCGGAATTCGCGGAGGCCTCCGGCGTCGAGGCGGGGTGGCTACTCGtcctccgccaccgcggccgcggcgtgctCACCGTCAAGGCGTTCGACGCCAGCCGCTGCCTCAGGGTGCTCGGGGCTACCACTCCGCCTGAAG TTGAAGCAACTGTGAGCAGCAGAGATGACGCCCGTAAGCAGCAGTTCATCAGTGCTCATCCAACAAATTTCATGGAGAAGATG CTAATACCTGCTAAGTTTGTGCAGCAGTACCTCCCCAAAGAGCACCTAAACAATCAGTCGGCCATCGTTTTGGGCCCTATTGGCAAAGTTCATAGCATTAAGCTCGAGATGGGTCAGTCAGATTTGTTTTTCGCAGGTGGATGGTCACAGTTTCTCGCATTTCATGACATTACCGAAGCAAATGCTCTGCTGTTAAGGTACGAGGGCAACATGGTGTTTACAGTCAAAATTTTCGGGCCTAATGGATGCCCAATAGAGTCCAAGCATAAGGAGGTCAGAGTTCCACAAA ATATTGAAGAGCAGCAGGAAGCACCATCTGCTTCCATTCAGAAGTGTTGCGAGAATGATCTGCCAATTAGTGATGGAGAAAAGAAACCACAAGGCTCCATCACTTCTTTAAAGAAGGCATCGCCACGAGTGAAATGTATCTACAAGATTGGGCCACCGGCTTGGATAAGGAAGGAAATGAGCACCAAAACAATTAGAAAATATATA CCTTTGCCAGCAGCCTTCTGCAATGCAATTGGTTTCCAGGAAGCTTGCACAATTACATTCAAGACCTCACTGAGCAGCACCAGCTCTTGGCAGGTGCATGTTCTCCCATACAAGGGTAGCAGTCATCAGCTCGGATCAGGCTGGAGGAGGTTCTGCCAGGAGAACAAGATCAAGGAAGGTGATGTCTGCACCTTCAACATCATTGATTCCACACTCTGGCATGTCGTCATTGCGCGTCGATAA
- the LOC101759940 gene encoding putative B3 domain-containing protein Os04g0347400 isoform X5, translated as MASSGDQWASKAKNPRVLLQFSCDTLRIPDELAAEIGAGQALVVCPSGTGGKVKVWPVEVGRDGGGAFLGSGWPEFAEASGVEAGWLLVLRHRGRGVLTVKAFDASRCLRVLGATTPPEVEATVSSRDDARKQQFISAHPTNFMEKMLIPAKFVQQYLPKEHLNNQSAIVLGPIGKVHSIKLEMGQSDLFFAGGWSQFLAFHDITEANALLLRYEGNMVFTVKIFGPNGCPIESKHKEVRVPQNIEEQQEAPSASIQKCCENDLPISDGEKKPQGSITSLKKASPRVKCIYKIGPPAWIRKEMSTKTIRKYILLAGACSPIQG; from the exons ATGGCTTCTTCTGGCGACCAATGGGCGTCCAAGGCCAAGAATCCACGGGTGCTGCTGCAATTCTCCTGCGACACTCTG CGCATCCCCGACGAGCTCGCGGCGGAGATCGGTGCCGGGCAGGCCCTTGTCGTCTGCCCGTCGGGGACCGGCGGCAAGGTCAAGGTCTGGCCCGTCGAGGTcggccgggacggcggcggcgcgttccTGGGCAGCGGGTGGCCGGAATTCGCGGAGGCCTCCGGCGTCGAGGCGGGGTGGCTACTCGtcctccgccaccgcggccgcggcgtgctCACCGTCAAGGCGTTCGACGCCAGCCGCTGCCTCAGGGTGCTCGGGGCTACCACTCCGCCTGAAG TTGAAGCAACTGTGAGCAGCAGAGATGACGCCCGTAAGCAGCAGTTCATCAGTGCTCATCCAACAAATTTCATGGAGAAGATG CTAATACCTGCTAAGTTTGTGCAGCAGTACCTCCCCAAAGAGCACCTAAACAATCAGTCGGCCATCGTTTTGGGCCCTATTGGCAAAGTTCATAGCATTAAGCTCGAGATGGGTCAGTCAGATTTGTTTTTCGCAGGTGGATGGTCACAGTTTCTCGCATTTCATGACATTACCGAAGCAAATGCTCTGCTGTTAAGGTACGAGGGCAACATGGTGTTTACAGTCAAAATTTTCGGGCCTAATGGATGCCCAATAGAGTCCAAGCATAAGGAGGTCAGAGTTCCACAAA ATATTGAAGAGCAGCAGGAAGCACCATCTGCTTCCATTCAGAAGTGTTGCGAGAATGATCTGCCAATTAGTGATGGAGAAAAGAAACCACAAGGCTCCATCACTTCTTTAAAGAAGGCATCGCCACGAGTGAAATGTATCTACAAGATTGGGCCACCGGCTTGGATAAGGAAGGAAATGAGCACCAAAACAATTAGAAAATATATA CTCTTGGCAGGTGCATGTTCTCCCATACAAGGGTAG
- the LOC101767137 gene encoding putative B3 domain-containing protein Os04g0347400 encodes MTHLLHSQRIPDELAKGIGTGEARVVGPSGGKVKVWRVEAGRDGDGAFLGRGWPEIAAAFSVGDRWFLVLQHHGGGILTLKAFDASEATTSSKDVSHRPQFVSVLPHDFMEKMLIPAKFVEHYIPEEHKNSRMAMVLVSHDVTQANALLLKYEGNMVFTVRVFGPDGFQRESKDKDIRIQQVEQKINPSMVVFESVSSGYECEYLPYAFCDAIGLREPCTITLKTSMSSTRSWQVLVVPNKNSSHYVRGLDWKRFCEENEIKVGDVCTISIVETTLWHVARQ; translated from the exons ATGACGCATCTTTTACACTCGCAGCGCATTCCGGATGAGCTCGCCAAGGGGATCGGCACCGGGGAGGCCCGCGTCGTCGGCCCGTCCGGCGGCAAGGTCAAGGTCTGGCGTGTCGAGGccgggcgggacggcgacggcgccttCCTGGGGCGCGGGTGGCCGGAGATCGCGGCCGCATTCAGCGTTGGGGACAGGTGGTTCTTGGTCCTCCagcaccacggcggcggcatccTGACCCTCAAGGCGTTCGATGCCAGCG AAGCAACCACAAGCAGCAAAGATGTTTCCCATAGGCCGCAGTTCGTCAGTGTGCTTCCACACGATTTCATGGAAAAGATG CTAATACCGGCTAAGTTTGTGGAACATTACATCCCTGAAGAGCACAAGAACAGTCGTATGGCCATG GTTCTTGTGTCTCATGACGTCACTCAAGCTAATGCTCTGCTGCTGAAGTACGAAGGCAACATGGTTTTCACAGTCAGAGTGTTTGGCCCTGATGGATTCCAGAGAGAGTCCAAAGACAAGGACATCAGAATTCAGCAAGTTGAACAAAAGATAAATCCTTCTATGGTAGTTTTTGAATCTGTTAGCAGTGGTTATGAATGCGAG TATTTGCCATATGCCTTTTGTGATGCAATTGGACTACGGGAACCTTGCACCATCACGCTGAAGACCTCAATGAGCAGCACCAGGTCTTGGCAGGTGCTTGTTGTCCCCAACAAGAATAGCAGCCACTATGTTCGGGGTCTGGATTGGAAGAGGTTCTGCGAGGAGAATGAGATCAAGGTTGGTGATGTCTGCACTATCAGCATTGTTGAAACCACCCTGTGGCACGTCGCACGTCAATAA
- the LOC101759940 gene encoding putative B3 domain-containing protein Os04g0347400 isoform X4: MASSGDQWASKAKNPRVLLQFSCDTLRIPDELAAEIGAGQALVVCPSGTGGKVKVWPVEVGRDGGGAFLGSGWPEFAEASGVEAGWLLVLRHRGRGVLTVKAFDASRCLRVLGATTPPEVEATVSSRDDARKQQFISAHPTNFMEKMLIPAKFVQQYLPKEHLNNQSAIVLGPIGKVHSIKLEMGQSDLFFAGGWSQFLAFHDITEANALLLRYEGNMVFTVKIFGPNGCPIESKHKEVRVPQNIEEQQEAPSASIQKCCENDLPISDGEKKPQGSITSLKKASPRVKCIYKIGPPAWIRKEMSTKTIRKYIVHVLPYKGSSHQLGSGWRRFCQENKIKEGDVCTFNIIDSTLWHVVIARR; this comes from the exons ATGGCTTCTTCTGGCGACCAATGGGCGTCCAAGGCCAAGAATCCACGGGTGCTGCTGCAATTCTCCTGCGACACTCTG CGCATCCCCGACGAGCTCGCGGCGGAGATCGGTGCCGGGCAGGCCCTTGTCGTCTGCCCGTCGGGGACCGGCGGCAAGGTCAAGGTCTGGCCCGTCGAGGTcggccgggacggcggcggcgcgttccTGGGCAGCGGGTGGCCGGAATTCGCGGAGGCCTCCGGCGTCGAGGCGGGGTGGCTACTCGtcctccgccaccgcggccgcggcgtgctCACCGTCAAGGCGTTCGACGCCAGCCGCTGCCTCAGGGTGCTCGGGGCTACCACTCCGCCTGAAG TTGAAGCAACTGTGAGCAGCAGAGATGACGCCCGTAAGCAGCAGTTCATCAGTGCTCATCCAACAAATTTCATGGAGAAGATG CTAATACCTGCTAAGTTTGTGCAGCAGTACCTCCCCAAAGAGCACCTAAACAATCAGTCGGCCATCGTTTTGGGCCCTATTGGCAAAGTTCATAGCATTAAGCTCGAGATGGGTCAGTCAGATTTGTTTTTCGCAGGTGGATGGTCACAGTTTCTCGCATTTCATGACATTACCGAAGCAAATGCTCTGCTGTTAAGGTACGAGGGCAACATGGTGTTTACAGTCAAAATTTTCGGGCCTAATGGATGCCCAATAGAGTCCAAGCATAAGGAGGTCAGAGTTCCACAAA ATATTGAAGAGCAGCAGGAAGCACCATCTGCTTCCATTCAGAAGTGTTGCGAGAATGATCTGCCAATTAGTGATGGAGAAAAGAAACCACAAGGCTCCATCACTTCTTTAAAGAAGGCATCGCCACGAGTGAAATGTATCTACAAGATTGGGCCACCGGCTTGGATAAGGAAGGAAATGAGCACCAAAACAATTAGAAAATATATA GTGCATGTTCTCCCATACAAGGGTAGCAGTCATCAGCTCGGATCAGGCTGGAGGAGGTTCTGCCAGGAGAACAAGATCAAGGAAGGTGATGTCTGCACCTTCAACATCATTGATTCCACACTCTGGCATGTCGTCATTGCGCGTCGATAA
- the LOC101760882 gene encoding putative B3 domain-containing protein Os04g0347400 → MASSSSGCHGAATAKHRCVLLRFTRDSLRIPDELAAEIAAEEALVVGSHSKVWRVGIGWDGDGALLGRGWRAFAAACGVESGWFLVLRHRSRGLLTLKAFDDDRCLTELGAQTTAPAVEATTNYKGASRKPQFINVFPTKSMGKMLIPARFAQHYIPKDHLNNRMVIISGPLGKVCPIELEMNQSSMFFAGGWSQFMAFHGITEADALLLRYEGNMAFTIKVLG, encoded by the exons atggcgtcgtcgtcgagcgGGTGCCATGGCGCCGCCACGGCGAAGCACCGGTGCGTGCTGCTGCGTTTCACCCGCGACAGCCTG CGCATCCCCGATGAGCTCGCCGCGGAGATAGCCGCCGAGGAGgccctcgtcgtcggctcgcACAGCAAGGTCTGGCGCGTCGGGATCGGatgggacggcgacggcgcgttACTGGGGCGCGGGTGGCGCGCATTCGCGGCCGCGTGCGGGGTCGAATCCGGGTGGTTCTTGGTCCTCCGCCACCGCAGCCGCGGCTTGCTCACCCTCAAGGCCTTCGACGATGACCGCTGCCTCACGGAGCTCGGCGCTCAAACAACTGCGCCTGCAG TTGAAGCAACCACGAATTACAAAGGCGCTTCCCGTAAGCCACAATTCATCAATGTGTTTCCTACGAAGTCCATGGGAAAGATG CTAATACCTGCTAGGTTTGCGCAACATTACATCCCTAAAGACCACCTGAACAATCGCATGGTCATCATTTCAGGACCCCTTGGAAAAGTTTGTCCAATTGAGCTCGAGATGAATCAGTCAAGCATGTTCTTCGCAGGTGGTTGGTCACAGTTTATGGCGTTTCATGGCATCACTGAGGCTGATGCTCTGCTGTTAAGGTATGAGGGTAACATGGCATTTACAATTAAAGTGTTGGGCTGA